In the genome of Bradyrhizobium ottawaense, the window CAGGCGGCGCGGCGATGGCTCTCGCCGCCATGCTGGGGCGTGACCGGCTCCGAGCTGGTCTGGCCCGGCGCATCCAGTACCGCGACGTGGTGACGATAGACCATCTCCCAGCCCTTCCATCCCGTGAACAGGAGGATGCCGACCACGATCAGGGAGAGCACCACGCCCCACGGCTTGATCGCAGTCTCGGCGCCTTGCGCGTAGCGCAGGTAGAAATTGATCAGCGCCAGCACGACCGCCGCGAGATTGCCGACCATGTGGTACCAGGCATCGTTGAGGCGGCGGATGCGGGGCTCGCTGAAGAAGTCCGTAAAGCCGGCCACAGCCGCGACGAGCGCCATGACGATGCCAGCCCCGATCAGCCACATCGCGGCTCTGGCCCAGAAATTGTCGCCGGTTCCGATGAAGGCCAGATCGGCGATGGGCGCGCCGACCAGACATGCGACCGGGAACGGGATCAGCATGGGGTGGAGCGGGTGATCGCCGATGGCGGCGGTCGTCTTGGGGTTGATGGTCATGGCAACACCTCGCGGAAAGTGATTTTTGGGACAATTTTTCGGGCGAGGGCTGGTTCCTCCGGTCGCACGGACACGCGGAACTCTCGCGCCCCGGACGCACCGCAGCGTCTCTTTGACGATGCGCTGCTGAGCCGGGGCCCATCTCACCGCACATGCACGCCGCATCCCGGGTCCGGGACACGGACTAGGCCTGTCCGCCCATCCCCCTGCGCCACCTACCTTTCCGGCAACCAAATTCACCCCTGGTAACCCCGCATTAACCAACGGCGGGCTCTGGTAAGGGCGGACAATCGCGCCCAAAGCCCGAAGCCAGGGACCGTCAAGGCCCGGGGCCAAAGGCCCATAGTTTTGACATCTTGGCAGGGAATGCAGACGGCCGGCTCTGGACGAGCCCCTGCACCCAGAAAGACAAGGCTTTGAGCGGGCTTGCCGGCCGCGCCGGTGCTAGCGCGGCCATTGGGGAACCGGCAGCCATTTGCTGGCCGGCACATCGGGTAACGATCGCCTTGAGAGGATACTGCTTATGAATCCGGCCGACGTGGCTCAGTCAGCCCTTCCGGTTGCCGCTTCCGCGGACGTGTCGCTGATCGCGCTGTTCTGGCAGGCTCACTGGATCGTGAAAGCGGTGATGCTGGGACTTCTGTCCTGCTCGGTCTGGGTCTGGGCGATCGCGATCGACAAGATCTTCCTGTTTGCCCGCACCCGCCGCTCGATGGACCGCTTCGAGCAGGCGTTCTGGTCCGGCGAATCGATCGAGGAGCTCTATCGCACCCTCTCTGCCAAGCCGACGCATTCGATGGCGGCCTGTTTCGTGGCGGCGATGCGCGAGTGGAAGCGCTCGTTCGAGAACCAGGCCCGCTCGGTCGCCGGCCTTCAGATGCGCATCGACAAGGTCATGAACGTCTCGATCGCCCGCGAGGTCGAGCGGCTGGAACGCCGCCTGCTGGTGCTTGCGACCGTCGGCTCCGCCGGCCCCTTCGTCGGCCTGTTCGGCACCGTCTGGGGCATCATGTCGAGCTTCCAGTCGATCGCGGCGTCGAAAAATACCTCTCTGGCGGTGGTCGCGCCGGGCATCGCGGAGGCGCTGTTTGCGACCGCGGTCGGCCTTATCGCCGCCATTCCTGCCACTATTTTCTACAATAAGTTCACGTCCGAGGTGAACCGGCAGGCCCAGCGGCTCGAGGGCTTCGCCGATGAATTTTCCGCCATCCTGTCGCGTCAGATCGACGAGCGGGGCTGACGGGCGGCATGTATAGTGTGAAGGGCAATTTGGGCACGCGATCATGGCGATGAACGTTGCGAGTTCGTCCGGAGGCGGCGGCCGCCGCGGCCGGCGCAAGCCCGTCGTGGCCGAGATCAACGTCACGCCGATGGTCGACGTGATGCTGGTGCTGCTCATCATCTTCATGGTGTCGGCGCCGATGCTGACGGTCGGCGTGCCGCTCGACCTGCCGCAGACCCAGGCCAAGAGCCTCGAAAACAACGACCAGAAGCCGATCCAGATGTCGATCGACATCAAGGGCAAGGTGTTCATCAACGACGCCGAGATCGCGATCAACGAGCTGATACCCAAGCTGAAGGCGATCACCGACGCGCGCGGCGGGCTCGAGGAGCGCATCTATCTGCGCGCCGACAAGAAGGCGGATTACGGCACGGTGGCCAGGGTGATGGGCCAGTTGTCCGGCGCCGGATTCAAGAAGCTCGCACTCGTCACGGAAGCGGATCAGGGGTAGGCCGTGAAGGTGAAGGTCGACAAGACACTCGTTGCGTCGATTGCCCTGCATGTCCTCGTGCTGGGATGGGGGCTGGTCACCTTTAGCAGCAAGGCCTACGTCGCGCCGGAAGAGTCACTTCCGATCGACATCATCTCGACCGATCAGCTCGCGAAGATGATGGCCGGGCAAAAGACCGGCAAGAAGGAAGAGCCCAAGCCCAAGGTCGAGAAGATCGCCGAGCCCAAGCCGGAGGAAGACGCCGTCGGCAAGGTCACCGAGAAGAAAGAACTGATCAAGACCAATTCGCAGCCGGAGCCGCCGCCGAAGCCGGTCGAGAAGCCGGTGGAGAAGAAACCCGAGCCGCCGAAGCCCGTGGCCGAGGCGAAGCCGAAGGAAGAGCCGAAGCCGCAGGAAAAGAAGCCTGATCCGGCCAAGGAAGATCCGATCGCCGAGCTGCAGAAGAAGCTGGAGACCAAGAAGCCGCCGCCCAAGCCCGTGGAGCAGAAGGTTGCGGCGGTGCAGCCGCAGCAGCAGCCCAAGCCCAAGGAGCGCAGCTTCGATCCCGCGCAGATCCAGCGCGACCTCGACAAGCGTGCCGCGACCCGGCACGAGCTCACGGGAACGGCGCTGAACGCGTCGGCCTCGCTGGGATCGGCGACCGGCACTGCCGCCAACAACATTGCGACCTGGCGCGGTGCGTTCCAGGGCGCGGTCAAGCGCTGCTTCACGCCGACCTATAACGGACAGGACGCCGACCAGTACGAAGCCGACATCGACATTCCCATGAAGATCGACGGATCGCTGGCGTCCGAACCCATCGTGGTCGCGGTGAGGGGGCCGTCGCGGTCGATCGCCCAGGCGGTGGCGGAGAGCGCCAGGCGCGCCATCGTGCAGTGCCAGGTCTACTCGTTCATGCCGAAGCAGCAGTACGAGAGCTGGAAGCTCATTCCGATGACTTTCGGCCTGAAAGATATGTTGTGACATCCGAACAAAAGAATTTTGCAATGAATGACGTCCGATCGATGAACCGCCGCCGCTTCATGACCCTGACCGGATCGACGCTCGCGATGCTCGGGGGCGGACGTGCCCTCGCTCAAGGCCAGGACGGCCGCATCCGCATCGATCCCACGGCATTCCAGCCGATCCCGATCGCGATCACCGGCTTCGTGCCGGGCTCGCCGTCCGACGGCGACGTCGGCAACGGCGTCACTCAGGTCATCACCAACAATCTGAAGCGCTCGGGCCTGTTTGCCCCGATCGACCAGGCCGCCTTCATCGAGCGCATCAGCAACATCGACGTCGCGCCGCAATTCCAGAACTGGAAGACGCTCAACGCGCAGGCCCTCGTCACCGGCCGCATGACGCGGCAATCAGATGGACGGCTCAAGGCCGAATTTCGCCTGTGGGACGTGGTCTCCGGCCAGCAGCTCGCCGGACAGCAATATTTCACCTCGCCGGAATATTGGCGCCGCATCGCCCACATCATCTCCGACCAGATCTACGAGCGCATGACGGGCGAGAAGGGCTATTTCGACAGCCGCGTGGTGTTCGTGGACGAGAGCGGCCCGAAGGAGCGTCGCGTCAAGCGGCTCGCGATGATGGACCAGGACGGCGCCAATGTGCGCTACCTGACCCGCGGCTCCGACCTCGTGCTGACGCCGCGCTTCTCGCCGAACTCGCAAGAGATCACCTATATGGAGTTCGGCCAGGGCGATCCGAAGGTCTATTTGTTCAACATCGAGACCGGCCAGCGCGAGATCGTCGGCAACTTCCCGGGCATGACCTTTGCGCCGCGCTTCTCGCCGGATGGCCAGCGCGTCATCATGAGCCTGCAGCAGGGCGGCAATTCCAACCTGTTCGTGATGGATCTGCGCTCGCGCTCGACCACGCGCCTTACCGACACGCCGGCGATCGATACCTCGCCGTCTTACTCGCCGGACGGCACCCGCATCTGCTTCGAGTCCGATCGTGGCGGCAGGTCGCAGATCTATGTGATGGCCGCGGGCGGAGGACAGGCGCAGCGGATCTCCTTCTCCAAGGACGATACCAACGCCAGCTATTCGACCCCGGTATGGTCGCCGAAGGGCGATTACATCGCCTTCACCAGGCAGGGCGGCGGGCAATTCTCGATCGGCGTCATGAAGCCCGACGGCTCCGGCGAGCGGCTGCTCACCTCCGGCTTCCACAATGAGGGCCCGACCTTCTCGCCGAACGGCCGCGTGCTGATGTTCTTCCGCGATCCCGGCGGCAATGGCGGGCCGTCGCTGTACAGCGTCGACATCTCCGGCCGCAACGAGCTCAAGGTGCCGACGCCCGGCTTCGCCTCCGACCCGGCATGGTCGCCGCTGTTATCCTCGACGGCGGGTTGACAAGAGAGCGCTAAAACATCGCGCGTTCAGACGCGCGATGTTGTCGAAAAACGCGCCGATTTTTTCGACTTTTCTGCGCAAAGCAAGCCTTCCTTCACCTTGTGCCCGGCAAGGCTTGCCTAGTTGCTTGATATTTAAGCGGAAATCGGTTCGCTGATACCGAAAAACAACTCGACTTTAACGATGTTCCCTCAGAAAGACTTCATCTGGGCTGGGTAAGACTACGCGCCAAACAGGACGCGTAACAAGCCAATGCAACTGGCCGACCAGAAGCAGAGTGATCGAGACGAGCTGGAGCCGATACTCTACGCCG includes:
- the tolQ gene encoding protein TolQ, which encodes MNPADVAQSALPVAASADVSLIALFWQAHWIVKAVMLGLLSCSVWVWAIAIDKIFLFARTRRSMDRFEQAFWSGESIEELYRTLSAKPTHSMAACFVAAMREWKRSFENQARSVAGLQMRIDKVMNVSIAREVERLERRLLVLATVGSAGPFVGLFGTVWGIMSSFQSIAASKNTSLAVVAPGIAEALFATAVGLIAAIPATIFYNKFTSEVNRQAQRLEGFADEFSAILSRQIDERG
- the tolR gene encoding protein TolR, which translates into the protein MAMNVASSSGGGGRRGRRKPVVAEINVTPMVDVMLVLLIIFMVSAPMLTVGVPLDLPQTQAKSLENNDQKPIQMSIDIKGKVFINDAEIAINELIPKLKAITDARGGLEERIYLRADKKADYGTVARVMGQLSGAGFKKLALVTEADQG
- a CDS encoding protein TolA, producing MKVKVDKTLVASIALHVLVLGWGLVTFSSKAYVAPEESLPIDIISTDQLAKMMAGQKTGKKEEPKPKVEKIAEPKPEEDAVGKVTEKKELIKTNSQPEPPPKPVEKPVEKKPEPPKPVAEAKPKEEPKPQEKKPDPAKEDPIAELQKKLETKKPPPKPVEQKVAAVQPQQQPKPKERSFDPAQIQRDLDKRAATRHELTGTALNASASLGSATGTAANNIATWRGAFQGAVKRCFTPTYNGQDADQYEADIDIPMKIDGSLASEPIVVAVRGPSRSIAQAVAESARRAIVQCQVYSFMPKQQYESWKLIPMTFGLKDML
- the tolB gene encoding Tol-Pal system beta propeller repeat protein TolB is translated as MNRRRFMTLTGSTLAMLGGGRALAQGQDGRIRIDPTAFQPIPIAITGFVPGSPSDGDVGNGVTQVITNNLKRSGLFAPIDQAAFIERISNIDVAPQFQNWKTLNAQALVTGRMTRQSDGRLKAEFRLWDVVSGQQLAGQQYFTSPEYWRRIAHIISDQIYERMTGEKGYFDSRVVFVDESGPKERRVKRLAMMDQDGANVRYLTRGSDLVLTPRFSPNSQEITYMEFGQGDPKVYLFNIETGQREIVGNFPGMTFAPRFSPDGQRVIMSLQQGGNSNLFVMDLRSRSTTRLTDTPAIDTSPSYSPDGTRICFESDRGGRSQIYVMAAGGGQAQRISFSKDDTNASYSTPVWSPKGDYIAFTRQGGGQFSIGVMKPDGSGERLLTSGFHNEGPTFSPNGRVLMFFRDPGGNGGPSLYSVDISGRNELKVPTPGFASDPAWSPLLSSTAG
- a CDS encoding DUF2231 domain-containing protein, giving the protein MTINPKTTAAIGDHPLHPMLIPFPVACLVGAPIADLAFIGTGDNFWARAAMWLIGAGIVMALVAAVAGFTDFFSEPRIRRLNDAWYHMVGNLAAVVLALINFYLRYAQGAETAIKPWGVVLSLIVVGILLFTGWKGWEMVYRHHVAVLDAPGQTSSEPVTPQHGGESHRRAA